The following proteins are co-located in the Ostrinia nubilalis chromosome 22, ilOstNubi1.1, whole genome shotgun sequence genome:
- the LOC135082786 gene encoding guanine nucleotide-binding protein G(s) subunit alpha, which yields MWAAWSAMGCFGSPGGKSGGDSDDLKSQKRRSDAITRQLQKDKQLYRATHRLLLLGAGESGKSTIVKQMRILHVNGFSDKERREKIEDIKKNIRDAILTITGAMSTLTPPIPLEKPENKARVDYIQDVASQPDFDYPAEFYEHTEQLWKDLGVQRTYERSNEYQLIDCAKYFLDQVHIIKQPDYTPTEQDILRCRVLTSGIFETQFVVDKVNFHMFDVGGQRDERRKWIQCFNDVTAIIFVTACSSYNMVLREDPTQNRLRESLDLFKSIWNNRWLRTISVILFLNKQDLLAEKVLAGKSRLEEYFAEFARYQTPPDAAPDARDHPDVSRAKYFIRDEFLRISTASGDGKHYCYPHFTCAVDTENIKRVFNDCRDIIQRMHLRQYELL from the exons GTGGGCGGCGTGGTCTGCAATGGGGTGCTTCGGCTCACCGGGCGGCAAGAGCGGCGGCGACAGCGACGATCTCAAGTCGCAAAAGCGTCGCAGCGATGCTATCACGCGGCAGCTGCAAAAAGATAAACAG CTATACCGTGCGACGCACCGGCTACTTCTGCTCGGCGCCGGCGAGTCCGGCAAGTCGACCATAGTCAAGCAAATGCGCATCCTCCACGTCAACGGCTTCTCGGACAAGGAGCGCCGCGAGAAGATCGAGGACATCAAGAAGAACATCCGCGACGCGATACTT ACAATTACGGGTGCGATGAGCACCCTAACACCGCCCATACCGCTTGAGAAGCCGGAAAACAAGGCGCGCGTCGATTATATACAA GACGTGGCGTCCCAGCCGGACTTCGACTACCCGGCGGAGTTCTACGAGCACACGGAGCAGCTGTGGAAGGACCTCGGCGTGCAGCGCACCTACGAGCGCAGCAACGAGTACCAGCTCATCGACTGTGCCAAGTA CTTCCTGGACCAGGTGCACATAATCAAGCAGCCGGACTACACGCCGACGGAGCAGGACATCCTGCGCTGCCGAGTGCTAACGTCGGGCATATTCGAGACGCAGTTCGTCGTCGACAAAGTTAATTTCCA CATGTTCGACGTGGGCGGTCAGCGCGACGAGCGACGCAAGTGGATCCAGTGCTTCAACGACGTGACGGCCATAATCTTCGTGACGGCCTGCTCGTCCTACAACATGGTGCTGCGCGAGGATCCCACGCAGAACCGCCTGCGCGAGTCGCTGGACCTGTTCAAGAGCATATGGAACAACAG ATGGCTCCGCACGATATCAGTGATACTTTTCCTGAACAAGCAGGACCTTCTAGCCGAGAAGGTGTTGGCCGGCAAGTCGCGCCTCGAAGAATACTTCGCGGAGTTCGCGCGCTACCAGACGCCGCCCGACGCCGCGCCCGACGCGCGCGACCACCCCGACGTGTCCCGCGCCAAGTACTTCATCCGCGACGAGTTCCTG CGCATAAGCACGGCGAGCGGCGACGGCAAGCACTACTGCTACCCGCACTTCACGTGCGCCGTCGACACCGAGAACATCAAGCGCGTGTTCAACGACTGCCGCGACATCATCCAGCGGATGCATCTGCGGCAGTACGAGCTGCTCTAA
- the LOC135082938 gene encoding uncharacterized protein LOC135082938, which yields MFNIGEMAATTPRRSSRIPHAHTPKMSERKKGLFQGDMEPTRESLTTHRRLPVVDSESDSEDCDLGIISTLDSSSGDETEHGTPRKPNRNLWPETRSQTKRFKETQDLKNFIKSPFTLKKYQTRYSCPEKFSGSISTPATPHFHNHPGTPSSTHSCNSVHTTSSTSSRARKSLASLIADTESCSSSLKDLNFDTDSGTDSKENTPTKSIRRSKRNQKTPQFLNFKGILMEQKKNISPMKTAVVCLTKMDMSSVLSPTQMLKTPHNTTETNQSPPKLGHNRRSVVEIQESPESTCDSEKSHKRLRNDSLSDSGPNSKYPRLDNIVPKARLSLFNSDRLKEILSAKSFYGKTNPELNPNITAKISNAIEVTTTQHRRPLSQSHSSRRKRRPGQINSGVRHKIRKPKIKNKIIIRGNTSMNTTANTTVLNNSTMSNVSTNDLTMKSQNSSQDLGIDRADPFDSEKQTIEALLSQWTEEEVPESELSYSKPRQEVPCFNSTVIEETNSIFEPVTAVPVPVQSIPQDGEAVIVELGTQNHVTLAPSAAKLAQSETSHNEVNDVVMSEPGHSANHGDMTKNGQFLPVEEGYIFVAENGGPVQEELPDLDEIERELKMLDEQILKMAESNNINPQAVIASTETLAVPAVTDATTTMPVDETVKEDKSTKLFPIFSNPNPGTSTPTGKGSDKNNKKRLPKTTSDQYVIDAGQKKFGATQCKECGAIYQIGDPQDEHDHLVHHNSTDVLKFNGWKEEYVVERTPTGRCIRVRGGDSGWRKVETLLARVVHPQLGYGADLPREKLHAYTAYLYIEKKQIVGCLVVEPKMKAYKFIPGDPDCCSVEEYPVKCGVSRIWTHMQYRRRGLARALLDCARASFLHGAALQPQQLAFSAPTAAGKGLAAKYCGTDNFYVYLD from the exons ATGTTTAACATCGGAGAAATGGCTGCGACGACGCCGCGGCGCTCATCACGCATCCCTCATGCCCACACGCCGAAAATGTCGGAAAGAAAGAAGGGGTTATTCCAAGGCGACATGGAGCCAACAAGGGAGTCTCTGACGACCCACCGGCGGCTCCCGGTCGTGGATAGTGAGAGTGACAGCGAGGACTGCGACCTGGGCATCATCAGCACCCTGGACTCCAGCTCAGGAGACGAGACTGAGCATGGCACGCCGAGGAAACCCAATAGAAATCTATggc CTGAAACAAGGAGCCAAACGAAAAGGTTCAAAGAGACCCAAGATCTGAAGAACTTCATCAAGTCTCCATTCACACTAAAGAAGTACCAAACTCGGTACTCATGCCCAGAAAAATTCTCTGGTTCCATATCCACTCCGGCCACACCACACTTCCACAACCATCCCGGCACACCGTCGTCCACCCATTCATGTAACAGTGTACACACTACCTCGTCTACCTCAAGCAGAGCCAGAAAAAGCCTTGCAAGCCTCATCGCTGACACAGAAAGCTGTAGCAGCTCTCTGAAAGACCTCAACTTCGATACCGACTCAGGAACTGACTCCAAGGAAAACACTCCAACGAAATCTATCCGTAGATCCAAGCGTAATCAGAAGACACCCCAGTTCCTCAACTTCAAGGGAATCCTGATGGAACAGAAAAAGAATATCTCACCAATGAAGACTGCTGTGGTGTGCCTTACTAAAATGGATATGAGCAGTGTGCTATCCCCCACACAGATGCTGAAAACACCTCACAATACGACTGAAACTAACCAGTCGCCCCCCAAACTGGGCCACAACCGTCGTTCAGTGGTAGAGATTCAAGAGAGCCCAGAATCCACTTGTGACAGCGAGAAGAGCCACAAAAGACTTAGAAACGACAGCCTATCTGACTCCGGTCCAAATTCCAAATATCCTAGACTAGATAATATTGTGCCCAAAGCCCGGTTGTCTCTTTTCAACTCTGATAGACTTAAGGAAATCCTTTCTGCTAAGTCTTTCTATGGGAAGACCAATCCGGAGCTTAATCCCAATATTACAGCTAAGATATCTAATGCTATTGAAGTCACAACCACCCAGCACCGCCGTCCACTCTCGCAGTCCCATTCTAGCAGACGTAAGAGGCGTCCAGGCCAAATCAATTCTGGAGTCAGACATAAGATCAGGAAGCCTAAAATCAAGAATAAGATTATTATCAGAGGGAATACGTCTATGAACACAACAGCAAATACAACTGTACTGAACAACAGTACTATGTCGAATGTGAGCACAAATGACTTGACTATGAAAAGTCAGAACTCTTCACAAGACCTTGGTATTG ACCGAGCTGACCCATTTGACTCGGAGAAGCAAACAATTGAAGCTCTCCTCAGCCAGTGGACGGAAGAGGAAGTTCCAGAATCAGAGCTTTCATACTCCAAGCCAAGACAAGAAGTGCCTTGTTTCAACAGCACGGTCATTGAAGAGACTAACTCAATTTTTGAGCCGGTTACCGCAGTTCCAGTCCCCGTACAAAGCATACCACAGGATGGAGAAGCAGTTATTGTGGAATTGGGAACACAAAACCACGTCACATTGGCACCAAGTGCTGCTAAATTGGCACAAAGTGAAACCTCTCACAACGAAGTGAATGACGTGGTTATGTCAGAACCTGGACACTCAGCAAACCACGGAGACATGACGAAGAATGGACAGTTCCTGCCTGTGGAAGAAGGCTACATATTTGTCGCTGAAAATGGAGGACCag TTCAAGAAGAACTGCCCGACTTGGACGAAATTGAGCGCGAGCTGAAGATGCTTGACGAGCAAATCCTCAAGATGGCGGAGTCCAACAATATCAACCCGCAAGCCGTGATCGCGTCTACCGAGACTCTGGCCGTACCCGCTGTCACCG ATGCCACGACAACGATGCCAGTTGACGAAACTGTGAAAGAAGACAAGTCAACGAAATTGTTCCCGATCTTCAGCAATCCCAACCCTGGGACTAGTACGCCCACTGGTAAAG gATCGGACAAAAATAACAAGAAACGTCTACCGAAAACCACCAGCGACCAATACGTCATCGACGCGGGACAGAAGAAGTTTGGCGCCACTCAGTGCAAGGAATGCGGTGCCATTTACcag attGGAGATCCACAGGATGAGCACGACCATTTGGTTCATCATAACTCGACTGATGTTCTTAAGTTTAAC GGTTGGAAAGAAGAATACGTAGTGGAACGCACTCCTACTGGGCGGTGCATCCGGGTGCGTGGCGGAGACTCGGGCTGGCGCAAAGTGGAGACACTTCTGGCACGCGTGGTGCATCCACAATTAGGCTACGGGGCCGACTTGCCCCGGGAGAAACTGCACGCCTACACT GCATATCTGTACATAGAAAAGAAGCAGATTGTTGGCTGCTTAGTTGTCGAGCCCAAGATGAAAGCCTACAAGTTCATCCCGGGAGATCCCGACTGCTGCAGCGTAGAGGAGTACCCCGTCAA ATGCGGCGTGTCCCGTATCTGGACGCACATGCAGTACCGGCGGCGCGGGCTTGCTCGGGCGCTGCTAGACTGCGCGCGCGCGTCCTTTCTCCACGGCGCCGCGCTGCAGCCGCAACAGCTGGCTTTCAGCGCGCCCACGGCCGCCGGTAAGGGACTTGCTGCTAAGTACTGCGGGACTGACAACTTTTATGTTTACCTCGACTGA